In a genomic window of Calditrichota bacterium:
- a CDS encoding sigma-70 family RNA polymerase sigma factor, whose product MKRIKFEKYVSQYKDLVYTQAYYFTGNSADAQDIAQEALVKLWRHFGNLSKKSVKSWLTKVTRNLCIDYSRKRREMVMDQISQHAEGEHFQSQNPAEPSRPDDELELADLQSHLKSAIGKLPEKIRETIILREIQGFSYEEIADALNIPLNSVKVYLHRGRKLLAKFLKPIYED is encoded by the coding sequence ATGAAAAGAATAAAATTTGAAAAATATGTTTCTCAGTACAAAGATCTCGTTTATACCCAGGCGTATTATTTTACGGGAAATTCGGCTGACGCTCAGGATATTGCACAGGAAGCGCTGGTGAAACTGTGGCGTCATTTTGGAAATTTGTCGAAGAAAAGCGTCAAGAGTTGGCTTACGAAAGTGACGCGGAATCTTTGTATTGATTACAGCCGGAAGCGGCGAGAGATGGTGATGGATCAGATTTCCCAACATGCGGAAGGCGAACATTTTCAGTCGCAGAATCCCGCAGAGCCGTCGCGGCCTGATGACGAGTTGGAGCTTGCTGACTTGCAGAGTCATTTAAAATCAGCGATTGGCAAATTGCCGGAAAAAATTCGCGAGACCATCATTTTGCGGGAAATCCAGGGATTTTCGTACGAGGAAATCGCTGATGCGCTGAATATTCCGCTCAATTCGGTGAAAGTCTATTTGCACCGTGGAAGGAAGTTATTAGCAAAATTTTTGAAACCAATTTACGAGGATTAG